The segment ATCGGCGAATACGCCTCCCTTGCGGTGCGGCGGTATTTGGCGGAAGCGAGGCCGTTGCTTTTGAAACGCCCGGACGAACGCGCCTTGTTTTTGAACGCCCGCGGAACGCGACTGTCCGACCGCGGCGTCCGGCTCGTCGTGTCCCGGTATGCCGCAAAACTTTCCCGATCCGTGCGGCTTACGCCGCATGCGCTTCGCCATTCCTTCGCGACGCATCTGCTGGAGGCCGGCGCGGATCTTCGGATCGTTCAGGAGTTGCTCGGCCATGCCAACCTGTCCACGACGCAGGTGTATACGCATATGACCCGGGACCATTTGCGGTCGGTTTACGGTGCCGCCCATCCCCGGGCTTAATTTTTGCGGTCACGCCGGAGGTGTGTCGCCAGTGAGTGCGGCGTTTCACGCGACGACGATTTGCGCCGTGCGCCATAACGGAAGCGCGGCGATGGCCGGCGACGGCCAGGTGACGTTCGGCAACAGTCTCGTCATGAAAACCCAGGCGAAAAAAGTGCGTCGCCTTTATCACGGCCGGGTGCTGGCCGGTTTCGCCGGTTCGGTGGCCGATGCGGTCACGCTTTTCGAAAAATTCGAAAACAAGCTGGAGGAACATCACGGCCATCTGCACCGGGCGGCCGTCGAACTGGCGAAAGACTGGCGGCAGGACCGCGTGTTGCGCAGGCTCGAGGCGATGATGATCGTCATGGACGCCGGAGGGCTGTTGTTGCTGTCGGGAAGCGGCGAGGTGATCGAACCCGACGACGGCGTGACGGCGATCGGATCCGGGGGCGGGTTCGCCCTAGCGGCGGCCCGGGCGATGAAACGTCACGCCCCTCATCTGACGGCGCGCGACATCGCGAAGACTTCGCTGGAAATCGCTGCTGAACTTTGTGTGTTTACGAACGACCGGATCATTGTCGAGGAAATCGCGGCGACGTGACCGGCGAAAGGGAAGGAGGCACGTCCCATGCGTCCGGAATCGTTGACCCCCCGACAGATCGTAGCGGAACTGGATAAGTACATCGTCGGCCAGAAACAGGCGAAACGGGCGGTGGCGATCGCGCTTCGCAACCGGTATCGCCGCAGCCGCCTCGACGAATCGCTCCGCAACGAGATCGTGCCGAAAAACATTCTGATGATCGGTCCCACCGGCGTCGGCAAGACGGAAATCGCCCGCCGTCTGGCCAAGCTGGCGCAAGCGCCGTTCGTCAAGGTGGAAGCGACGAAATTTACCGAAGTCGGCTACGTCGGCCGCGACGTCGAGTCGATGGTCCGCGACCTCGTCGAAACCTCGATTCGGATGGTCAAGGCCGAAAAAACCGAACAACTCCGCGACCGCGCGGAGCGGCTGGCCGAGGAGCGGCTTGCCGCCCTGCTCGTGCCTTCACCGAATCGGCGGGCTGCGCGTAACCCGTTCGAGCTGCTGCTCGGGGGAAGCGCTCCCCAGCAGGAGGATGAACCCGATCCGTCGCTTGCGGCCCGCCGCCGCGAAGTTTTGGAAGAACTGCGCGCCGGAAAACTGGAAAACGAGATCGTCGAACTGTCGGTCGAAGATCAGACGCCCGGCTTTTTCGAGCTCTTCGGTCCGCAGGGCGACCAGCTCGGAGCCAATCTCCAGGAAATGTTCGGCCATCTGTTGCCGAAGCGGATGAAAAAGCGGAAACTGACCGTCCGCGAAGCGCGCAAGGTGCTCGTCCAGGAAGAGGCGCAAAAGCTGATGGACATGGACGAGGTGACCCAGGAGGCGATTCGTCGCGCGGAGCAGTCGGGTATCATTTTCATCGACGAGATCGACAAGATCGCCGGAACCGGGCCGAGCGTCGGTCCCGACGTTTCCCGAGAGGGCGTCCAGCGCGACATCTTGCCGATCGTCGAAGGTTCGACGGTTATGACGAAGTACGGCCCGGTCAATACGGATTTCATTCTGTTCATCGCAGCGGGCGCGTTTCATGTCGCCAAACCGTCCGACCTGATTCCCGAACTGCAAGGCCGGTTCCCGATCCGCGTCGAGCTTGACAGCCTGACCGAACAGGATTTCGTCCGGATTTTGACGGAACCGGAGAACGCCCTGACGCGCCAATACGCGGCGCTTTTGGCGACGGAAGGCATCCGGCTTGAGTTTTCGGAAGCGGCCGTTTACGAAATTGCGCGAATCGCGGCGCTCGTCAACCGGCAGACTGAGGACATCGGCGCCAGGCGGCTGCATACGGTTTTGGAAAAGCTGCTGGAAGATTTGTCGTTCGAGGCGCCGGAACTCGGGCTCGAATCGTTCACGGTGACGCCGGAATACGTGCGAGAAAAACTGGCGGACATCGCGCAGGATCGCGACTTAAGCCGGTATATCTTGTAGCGGGGGGCGTAACGAGCGGTGACGACGCTTTTGGCGAAGACGCGGAGGCTGAACCGTTTGTTGCAGAAAGCCGCGGGAAAGCCCGTCAGTTTTATGGACATGGCGGACGTCCTGCGCGACACGATCGGCGGAAACGTGTTCGTCATCAGCCGCAGAGGAAAACTGCTGGGCTACGCCATGGCCAAGGAGGCGCTGTCCCCTGCCCTTGTCCGCGCGGTGGAAGAAGACAGGCGGCTGCCGGCCGAGCTGAACGACTGGCTGAAAAAAATCGAAGAAACTTCGTCCGCGCCTGACCCGGACAGCCCCTACCTGCCGTTTCTCGAGCGGATCCGGTCGTTTTTCGAGCTTCCGTCCGCGACGATCGTGCCGATCGTCGGCGGCGGCGACCGGCTCGGGACGCTCGTGTTGTCCCGCGACCGACCGTTCGTCGACGACGATCTGATTTTGGCGGAATACGGATCGACGATTATCGGCATGGAAATTTTGCGGGAACGCGCGGAAGAAATCGAGATGGAAGCGCGCAACCGCGCCGCCGTTCAAGTGGCGGTCAATTCGCTGTCGTACAGCGAATTAGAGGCGGTGGAACACATTTTTGAGGAATTACAGGCGAAAGAAGGGCTGCTCGTAGCCAGCAAAGTGGCGGACAAGGCCGGCATTACACGCTCGGTGATCGTCAATGCGCTGAGAAAGCTGGAAAGCGCCGGCGTCGTCGAGACGCGGTCGCTCGGCATGAAGGGAACGTACATTCGCGTGTTGAACGACCAATTGTTGGATGAAATTCAAAAATCGAGAGTTTAATGTGCTCGTTTATCCCGTGCGGCGGTCGGCCGGCGGGTTTTTTGTCGAAAAAGAAGGATTTGTCGGGACGATGTTGAATAGTACTCATCGAAAAACAAAAATTTTTTAATCTCAAGGCGGGCGGTGACGATCGTCGCATGTTGGATCATCTGACGTTCCGTGCGATGGAGAAAGCGCTCGACGCAGCGGTTTTGCGTCAGCGCGTCATCGCGAACAATATCGCCAATGCGGACACCCCGGGGTTCAAGCGGTCGGACGTCCGGTTCGAGTCGCTCCTGCGCGCCGAACTGGAAGGCCGCGGCGGGCTTGTCGGACTGCGGACCGATCCGCGCCACATTCCGATCGGCTCCGCCGGACTTCCCGAGCCCGAAGTCGTGACGGACCGTCGGACCGTCATGAACAACAACCTGAACAACGTCGACATCGACGCCGAAATGAGCGCCTTGGCCGCGAACCAGTTGCGCTACAACGTACTCGTCCAGCAGGTCAGCCACGAAATTCGGCTGCTGCGGACCGCGATCGGAGGCAGGCCGTAATGCTCATCTCGAACGGATTCGAAATCAGCGCGTCCGCCTTGACCGCCCAGAGGCTTAGGATGGACGTCATCGCTTCGAACATCGCCAACGCGGAGACGACGCGCGCCCGGTTCGTCGACGGGCGGTGGGAGCCGTATCGCCGTAAAATGGTCGAATTCAGGCCGATCCGACCCTCCTTCGACGCTTTGCTGCGGCAGGCGGCCGGCGAAACGCCCGGAGAAGGCGTCCGGGTCGCCCGCATCGTCGAAGACCGCACGCCGTTTAAGCTCGTCTATCTGCCGTCGCATCCCGACGCGGACGAAGACGGCTACGTCCGCATGCCGAACGTGGACCTCGTCAAGGAGATGGTCGATCTCATCTCCGCGACGCGGTCTTATGAGGCGAACGTCACGGCGCTGAACGCCGCGAAGGCGATGGTCACGAAAGCGCTCGAAATCGGGAGATAAGAGTCCGCTTGGCGGGAAGGAGGGACGAAAGCCGGATGGAATCAGTCGGTTGGTTGCCGGTTTCGCCTAAGCTGCCGTCGGCGGCGGGCCCGTCGACCGTCTCGGGCGGTTCGAACACACCGGGCGAAGCCGGTGCGGACAAGTTGGTCCGGTCGTTCGGAGAACTGCTCGACCGGGCGATCGCCGACCTGGAGGCGCAGCAAGCCGAGGTCCAGGAATTGAACCGCCGTTTTCTCGCCGGGGAACTGCCCGACGTGCACCAGCTCATGATCACGTCCGAAAAAGCGCTGCTCGGCGTCGAGCTCGCCGTGCAGGTGC is part of the Candidatus Reconcilbacillus cellulovorans genome and harbors:
- a CDS encoding flagellar basal-body rod protein FlgB codes for the protein MLDHLTFRAMEKALDAAVLRQRVIANNIANADTPGFKRSDVRFESLLRAELEGRGGLVGLRTDPRHIPIGSAGLPEPEVVTDRRTVMNNNLNNVDIDAEMSALAANQLRYNVLVQQVSHEIRLLRTAIGGRP
- a CDS encoding HslU--HslV peptidase ATPase subunit gives rise to the protein MRPESLTPRQIVAELDKYIVGQKQAKRAVAIALRNRYRRSRLDESLRNEIVPKNILMIGPTGVGKTEIARRLAKLAQAPFVKVEATKFTEVGYVGRDVESMVRDLVETSIRMVKAEKTEQLRDRAERLAEERLAALLVPSPNRRAARNPFELLLGGSAPQQEDEPDPSLAARRREVLEELRAGKLENEIVELSVEDQTPGFFELFGPQGDQLGANLQEMFGHLLPKRMKKRKLTVREARKVLVQEEAQKLMDMDEVTQEAIRRAEQSGIIFIDEIDKIAGTGPSVGPDVSREGVQRDILPIVEGSTVMTKYGPVNTDFILFIAAGAFHVAKPSDLIPELQGRFPIRVELDSLTEQDFVRILTEPENALTRQYAALLATEGIRLEFSEAAVYEIARIAALVNRQTEDIGARRLHTVLEKLLEDLSFEAPELGLESFTVTPEYVREKLADIAQDRDLSRYIL
- a CDS encoding HslU--HslV peptidase proteolytic subunit; protein product: MSAAFHATTICAVRHNGSAAMAGDGQVTFGNSLVMKTQAKKVRRLYHGRVLAGFAGSVADAVTLFEKFENKLEEHHGHLHRAAVELAKDWRQDRVLRRLEAMMIVMDAGGLLLLSGSGEVIEPDDGVTAIGSGGGFALAAARAMKRHAPHLTARDIAKTSLEIAAELCVFTNDRIIVEEIAAT
- a CDS encoding flagellar hook-basal body complex protein FliE, which translates into the protein MESVGWLPVSPKLPSAAGPSTVSGGSNTPGEAGADKLVRSFGELLDRAIADLEAQQAEVQELNRRFLAGELPDVHQLMITSEKALLGVELAVQVRNKAIEAYQEIMRMQI
- a CDS encoding flagellar basal body rod protein FlgC, translating into MLISNGFEISASALTAQRLRMDVIASNIANAETTRARFVDGRWEPYRRKMVEFRPIRPSFDALLRQAAGETPGEGVRVARIVEDRTPFKLVYLPSHPDADEDGYVRMPNVDLVKEMVDLISATRSYEANVTALNAAKAMVTKALEIGR
- a CDS encoding transcriptional repressor CodY; translation: MTTLLAKTRRLNRLLQKAAGKPVSFMDMADVLRDTIGGNVFVISRRGKLLGYAMAKEALSPALVRAVEEDRRLPAELNDWLKKIEETSSAPDPDSPYLPFLERIRSFFELPSATIVPIVGGGDRLGTLVLSRDRPFVDDDLILAEYGSTIIGMEILRERAEEIEMEARNRAAVQVAVNSLSYSELEAVEHIFEELQAKEGLLVASKVADKAGITRSVIVNALRKLESAGVVETRSLGMKGTYIRVLNDQLLDEIQKSRV